A stretch of the uncultured Campylobacter sp. genome encodes the following:
- a CDS encoding M20/M25/M40 family metallo-hydrolase, with protein sequence MQKNEVMNDFKKLCEIPHCSCETEQMREFLADFARCLGFSVSVDEAGNIHAVKGEPKICLQSHYDMVCVGAAPNLELIEENGILRAKNSTLGADDGIGVAMMMGAMREFANLECLFTNDEEVGLVGANAFKGKILSPNLLNLDSEEDDRVTLGCAGGINVSAKIGAQTIKKSGKIYEIGVTGLSGGHSGNEIHKNIPNATKLLAKFLAEEGCELISLDFGERSNSIPANAVCKALCAYEPKQHGLAWVKSLGEGEADVLVNSGKILALINSFAQGVRSYDTQLGMVNESINLSTVKQKGEVIEFDFFGRAMKREGLENLGFETATLASALGFEVKVTDRSANWAPHVSDFAHLVLEELTRLKPQAKFAAVHAGLECGVLVAKQPELQACSIGPNIHSPHSVNEHCEIASVEMIAEVVRNIIARL encoded by the coding sequence ATGCAAAAAAACGAGGTTATGAACGATTTTAAGAAGCTGTGCGAGATACCGCACTGCAGCTGTGAAACGGAGCAGATGAGGGAGTTTTTAGCGGATTTTGCGCGCTGCCTGGGCTTTAGCGTGAGCGTCGACGAGGCGGGCAACATCCATGCCGTAAAGGGCGAGCCTAAAATCTGCTTGCAAAGCCACTACGACATGGTTTGCGTAGGTGCGGCGCCGAATCTAGAGCTCATCGAAGAAAACGGCATACTAAGGGCAAAAAACTCGACTCTAGGCGCAGATGACGGCATCGGCGTGGCGATGATGATGGGCGCGATGCGGGAGTTTGCGAATTTAGAGTGTCTATTTACCAATGACGAAGAGGTCGGGCTCGTTGGCGCAAACGCCTTTAAAGGTAAAATTTTATCGCCGAATCTTCTAAATTTAGATAGCGAAGAAGACGACCGCGTGACGCTGGGCTGCGCGGGCGGCATAAACGTAAGCGCGAAAATCGGCGCGCAGACCATTAAAAAGAGCGGCAAAATCTACGAGATCGGCGTTACCGGGCTTAGCGGCGGGCACTCGGGTAACGAGATACATAAAAATATCCCAAACGCAACGAAGCTGCTGGCGAAATTTCTCGCCGAGGAGGGCTGCGAGCTCATCAGCCTTGATTTTGGCGAGAGGAGTAACTCGATCCCCGCAAACGCCGTGTGTAAGGCGCTCTGTGCGTATGAGCCAAAGCAGCACGGCCTGGCGTGGGTGAAAAGCCTGGGTGAAGGCGAAGCGGACGTGCTGGTAAACAGCGGCAAAATTTTGGCGCTAATTAACTCATTTGCTCAGGGCGTGCGCAGCTACGATACGCAGCTTGGCATGGTAAACGAAAGCATAAATCTCTCGACCGTCAAGCAAAAGGGCGAAGTGATTGAATTTGATTTTTTCGGGCGCGCGATGAAGCGCGAGGGGCTCGAAAATTTGGGCTTTGAGACCGCTACGCTAGCTAGCGCGCTGGGCTTTGAGGTCAAAGTAACCGACCGTTCGGCAAACTGGGCGCCGCATGTCAGCGACTTCGCGCATCTGGTGCTTGAGGAGCTGACGAGACTTAAGCCGCAGGCTAAATTTGCCGCTGTGCATGCTGGTCTTGAGTGCGGCGTACTGGTCGCAAAACAGCCCGAGCTGCAAGCCTGCTCCATAGGCCCAAACATCCACTCGCCTCACTCCGTAAACGAGCACTGCGAGATAGCGTCGGTGGAGATGATAGCGGAAGTGGTAAGAAATATAATCGCTAGGTTGTAA
- a CDS encoding SAM-dependent methyltransferase, whose amino-acid sequence MCEKALNGERNLNPNGAKIELVGEIYVGRGALKLKSFLAACPLEIKGKNALDVGSSTGGFVQILLQNGVKSVTALDVGSSQLDKSLRTDARVIVAENTDVREFVAGCQSSAKEGKFDDSEQNLKNQIEPNFNPGKSNFAERGGFLSEPCEPAFSPSNLTQAGAKTDESNLAGVDFAAKNQNAKFDSSAAKNVAHKFDLITCDVSFISLKEILPSIDALAGGNCDIILLFKPQFEVGRTAKRNKKGVVTDAKAVREARAKFELAAANLGWIMRQTRECEVKGKEGNAEFFYAFNKR is encoded by the coding sequence GTGTGCGAAAAAGCTCTTAACGGCGAGCGAAATTTAAACCCAAACGGCGCAAAGATCGAACTCGTCGGCGAAATATACGTCGGACGCGGTGCGCTAAAGTTAAAAAGCTTTTTGGCGGCTTGTCCGCTAGAAATCAAAGGTAAAAACGCCTTAGACGTCGGATCAAGCACGGGCGGATTCGTGCAAATTTTACTTCAAAACGGCGTAAAAAGCGTTACCGCGCTAGACGTGGGCAGCTCTCAGCTGGATAAAAGCCTGCGGACCGATGCGCGCGTAATAGTAGCCGAAAATACCGACGTGCGCGAGTTTGTGGCGGGGTGTCAAAGCTCGGCCAAAGAGGGTAAATTTGACGACTCAGAGCAAAATTTAAAAAACCAAATCGAGCCGAATTTTAATCCCGGCAAATCAAATTTTGCCGAGCGGGGCGGATTTTTAAGCGAGCCTTGCGAGCCAGCTTTTTCGCCGTCAAATTTAACGCAGGCTGGAGCCAAGACGGACGAGTCAAATTTGGCTGGCGTAGATTTCGCAGCAAAAAACCAAAACGCCAAATTTGACTCCAGCGCCGCTAAAAACGTCGCACACAAATTTGATCTCATCACCTGCGACGTGAGCTTCATCTCGCTTAAAGAGATTTTGCCCTCCATCGACGCGCTAGCGGGCGGAAACTGCGATATTATCCTGCTTTTTAAGCCGCAGTTTGAGGTCGGCAGGACGGCCAAGCGAAATAAAAAAGGCGTCGTAACGGACGCAAAGGCCGTGCGCGAGGCGAGGGCGAAATTTGAGCTTGCGGCGGCAAATTTGGGCTGGATAATGCGCCAAACGCGCGAGTGTGAGGTAAAAGGAAAGGAAGGAAATGCCGAATTTTTCTACGCTTTTAACAAAAGATAA
- a CDS encoding OmpA family protein: MKTRNEGKSGDQTFWISYADLMAGLMFVFMLIIGAVVVKYVLSQSDLAKLQKDLSEREKQIVSSQSELARKENVIKEIFSNLDRAKSENKELADINRLVNEMLEGVKKEKNELTNLTQTYEINLNDANKTIADLQDRVVQLGQILAQKDEALNELNAKYGDEISKFAALEEDFNKTKDKIRDISSLRSNVISNLRAKLGNKVSIDPSTGVVSLPESILFDTGSYELRDEAKARLKEILQTYFEAILNNEEIAKHIDRIVIEGHTNSVGSYMYNLDLSQKRAYSVLDFIYSWNKDKRLERYLIASGRSFSDLVMKNGKEDPDASRRIEIKFSISDKESIKEMQYLLERQNQKYSKD; this comes from the coding sequence ATGAAAACGCGTAACGAGGGCAAAAGCGGCGACCAGACCTTTTGGATATCGTATGCGGACCTGATGGCCGGGCTAATGTTTGTTTTTATGCTCATCATCGGCGCCGTCGTCGTAAAATACGTCCTTAGCCAAAGCGATCTGGCAAAACTGCAAAAAGATTTGAGTGAGCGCGAAAAACAAATCGTTTCATCTCAAAGCGAGCTTGCGCGCAAAGAAAACGTCATAAAAGAAATTTTTTCAAATTTGGACCGCGCAAAGAGCGAAAATAAAGAGCTTGCCGATATAAATAGGCTCGTAAACGAGATGCTTGAAGGCGTAAAAAAAGAGAAAAACGAACTCACGAATCTAACTCAAACCTACGAGATAAACCTAAACGACGCAAACAAAACTATCGCGGATTTGCAAGATAGAGTGGTACAACTTGGGCAAATTTTAGCGCAAAAAGACGAGGCGCTAAACGAGCTAAATGCAAAATACGGCGATGAAATATCAAAATTTGCCGCGCTGGAAGAGGATTTTAACAAAACAAAAGACAAGATAAGAGACATCAGCTCGCTTCGCTCAAACGTCATATCAAATTTACGCGCTAAGCTTGGAAACAAGGTCAGCATAGATCCTAGCACGGGCGTCGTGTCGCTGCCCGAGTCTATACTTTTTGACACGGGTTCATACGAGCTAAGAGACGAAGCAAAAGCGCGCCTAAAAGAAATTTTACAGACTTATTTCGAGGCGATTTTAAATAACGAGGAGATCGCAAAACATATCGATAGGATCGTGATCGAGGGGCATACGAACTCCGTAGGCAGCTACATGTACAACCTTGATCTATCGCAAAAGCGCGCGTATTCGGTGCTAGATTTTATCTACTCGTGGAACAAGGACAAGCGCCTAGAGCGCTATCTCATCGCTAGCGGGCGTAGTTTTAGCGATCTGGTGATGAAAAACGGCAAAGAAGATCCCGATGCCTCAAGGCGCATCGAGATCAAATTTTCGATCTCGGACAAAGAGTCGATAAAAGAGATGCAATATCTCTTGGAGCGGCAAAATCAAAAGTATTCAAAAGACTAA
- the cmoA gene encoding carboxy-S-adenosyl-L-methionine synthase CmoA: MKDEIFKEPIKKQFEFDASVASVFDDMIGRSVPYYAASQKLIADFLAQILPQGASAVDLGCSTASTLLALWRKRSDLALKGVDNAPAMLQNARAKIEAYGARIELELADILECEFDAQGAVLMNYTLQFIRPPRRQDFVAKIYRALNDGGVFVFSEKLIFEDKTLSKNMIEIYEKYKLEQGYSRYEIAQKREALENVLIPYTEAENRNLALSAGFRNVECIFRWANFATFVAFK; the protein is encoded by the coding sequence GTGAAGGACGAAATCTTTAAAGAGCCGATAAAAAAGCAGTTTGAATTTGACGCGAGCGTGGCGTCGGTGTTTGACGATATGATCGGGCGCTCGGTGCCGTATTATGCGGCTTCTCAAAAGCTGATCGCCGATTTTTTAGCGCAAATTTTACCGCAAGGCGCAAGCGCGGTAGACCTTGGCTGCTCGACCGCCTCGACGCTACTAGCTCTTTGGCGCAAAAGAAGCGATCTCGCGCTAAAAGGCGTGGATAACGCGCCTGCCATGCTGCAAAACGCGCGCGCCAAGATAGAGGCGTACGGCGCTAGGATCGAGCTTGAGCTAGCGGACATTTTAGAGTGCGAATTTGACGCGCAGGGCGCCGTTTTGATGAACTATACGCTGCAGTTTATCCGCCCGCCCAGGCGCCAGGATTTCGTAGCTAAAATTTACCGCGCGCTAAATGACGGCGGCGTGTTTGTTTTTAGCGAGAAGCTCATTTTTGAGGACAAGACACTGAGTAAAAATATGATCGAAATCTACGAAAAATACAAGCTCGAACAAGGCTACTCTCGCTACGAAATCGCGCAAAAACGCGAGGCGCTAGAAAACGTGCTCATACCATACACCGAAGCGGAAAATAGAAATTTGGCGCTTAGCGCGGGGTTTAGAAACGTAGAATGCATATTTAGGTGGGCTAATTTTGCGACGTTTGTTGCTTTTAAGTAA
- a CDS encoding MotA/TolQ/ExbB proton channel family protein — protein sequence MEPKKEAKNDSFTDLTLPEVKGRQSFFVYAKIIFLPTAIYLAALLGYFGYIDFQIGLHTVVMMGIIWVISLIFAKNSAELACCYFEQSGADFKRNLKEYIIKHLLVIGKDTKSNAGFDEFVAYYTRNLRNENFASVGAGIFPMLGILGTFISIAVSMPEFNSSNTTELETEISTLLSGVATAFYVSIYGIFLALWWIFFEKYGTSKFETLVRRQKNATSGFFWTKEELDRRYLQENLRHFEKIGVIFEHVSNAEFFEELDKTIEAKFKTFTNILKNEEEAVKLSGGHIKETMNTLLRSSKDQKDLIKVHAEILNVINKFNGNIKDMQLKFAEQYNRLYDVGGERIARLEKSVGELEHNVRNFSESLSKFSSEILEKQKLAMDGFKESLIDGVQAFKKAFDDEAIEAYDDNSALIEGLKQDIDELDKEANEILQTIEKASMLDENA from the coding sequence ATGGAACCCAAAAAAGAAGCAAAGAACGATAGTTTTACCGATTTGACGCTGCCTGAGGTAAAAGGCAGGCAGTCGTTTTTCGTGTATGCGAAAATTATATTTTTGCCGACGGCGATATATCTGGCGGCGCTTCTTGGATATTTTGGGTATATAGATTTTCAAATCGGCCTACATACGGTCGTTATGATGGGTATTATCTGGGTGATTTCGCTAATCTTTGCTAAAAATAGCGCCGAGCTTGCTTGCTGCTATTTCGAGCAAAGCGGGGCTGATTTTAAGCGAAATCTAAAAGAATACATCATCAAACATCTTTTAGTTATTGGCAAAGATACGAAGTCAAACGCAGGATTTGACGAATTTGTCGCTTATTACACCAGAAATTTGCGTAACGAAAATTTTGCTTCCGTGGGTGCCGGTATCTTCCCGATGCTAGGCATCTTAGGAACGTTTATCAGTATCGCTGTTTCTATGCCGGAGTTTAACTCCTCAAATACTACCGAACTTGAAACCGAAATTTCAACTCTTCTTAGCGGCGTAGCGACTGCGTTTTACGTCTCTATCTACGGTATTTTTCTGGCGCTTTGGTGGATATTTTTTGAAAAATACGGAACGAGTAAATTTGAAACGCTAGTACGAAGGCAAAAAAACGCTACGAGCGGCTTTTTTTGGACGAAAGAGGAGCTTGATAGAAGATATTTGCAAGAGAATTTAAGGCACTTCGAGAAGATCGGAGTGATATTTGAGCATGTTAGTAATGCCGAGTTTTTCGAGGAACTCGACAAAACTATCGAGGCTAAATTTAAAACTTTTACAAATATCTTAAAAAATGAGGAAGAGGCCGTAAAACTAAGCGGCGGACACATCAAAGAGACGATGAATACGCTGCTAAGATCCTCAAAAGATCAAAAAGACCTGATCAAAGTTCATGCCGAAATCTTAAACGTTATCAACAAATTTAACGGCAACATCAAAGATATGCAACTAAAATTTGCCGAGCAGTACAACAGGTTGTACGACGTGGGCGGCGAGCGTATCGCGAGGCTTGAAAAGAGCGTGGGCGAACTAGAGCATAATGTTAGAAATTTTAGCGAGTCTCTTTCTAAATTTAGCAGCGAAATCTTAGAAAAACAAAAACTAGCTATGGACGGCTTTAAAGAGAGCTTGATTGATGGAGTGCAGGCGTTTAAAAAGGCCTTTGACGACGAAGCTATCGAAGCTTACGACGATAATAGCGCGCTCATCGAAGGACTAAAACAAGACATCGATGAACTGGACAAAGAGGCAAACGAGATCTTGCAAACCATCGAAAAGGCGAGTATGCTAGATGAAAACGCGTAA
- a CDS encoding transglutaminase-like domain-containing protein — protein MQRRDFLRNTAILGAVMATPSTVFGGSKAVGNKRVFDVTLNHEILEAGKKTRLWIPLPFIREYQSVSDIKFDGNFANPSVNYGAIPTLYVDYAEVAKPTLSVKFRVETFERNTDFSKVRFNPKEKLSAEIEHFLKPTQHIPNDGIVKQKAEEITKGIKGDLERAKAIYTWVANTMQRDNSILGCGTGDVKAILESGKLVGKCTDINSVFVGLCRAVGIPAREIFGIRVGQSRFSNEMGKADEKGLAAISGGQHCRAEFYLKGHGWIPVDPADVAKVRLGEKLSNDDSKLAKVREFLFGNWEMCWIGFNDARDFVLSPKPAEFPLNNFGYPYGEVDDNVLNYYSPKDFSYDYKSQEVK, from the coding sequence ATGCAAAGACGCGATTTTTTAAGAAACACTGCGATTTTAGGCGCCGTTATGGCAACTCCGAGCACCGTTTTTGGAGGGAGCAAGGCCGTGGGCAACAAGAGGGTTTTTGACGTAACTCTAAATCACGAAATTTTAGAGGCGGGCAAGAAAACGAGGCTGTGGATACCGCTGCCGTTCATCAGAGAATATCAAAGCGTGAGCGATATCAAATTTGACGGCAATTTCGCTAATCCGTCGGTGAATTATGGCGCAATCCCGACGCTTTACGTGGACTACGCCGAGGTGGCAAAGCCGACGCTTAGCGTTAAATTTAGGGTGGAGACCTTCGAGCGAAATACCGACTTTAGCAAGGTTAGATTTAACCCGAAAGAAAAGCTAAGTGCCGAGATTGAGCATTTTCTAAAACCGACTCAGCACATCCCAAACGACGGCATCGTAAAGCAAAAAGCCGAGGAAATAACTAAAGGCATAAAAGGCGATCTAGAGCGCGCAAAGGCGATCTACACGTGGGTGGCAAACACCATGCAGCGCGATAACAGTATCCTAGGCTGCGGCACGGGCGACGTAAAAGCAATCCTTGAAAGCGGCAAGCTGGTGGGTAAATGCACCGACATAAACTCGGTATTCGTAGGACTCTGCCGCGCCGTGGGCATCCCTGCGCGCGAGATTTTCGGCATCAGAGTAGGGCAGAGTAGATTTTCAAACGAGATGGGAAAAGCTGATGAGAAGGGGCTCGCAGCGATCTCGGGCGGTCAGCACTGCAGAGCGGAATTTTATCTCAAAGGACACGGCTGGATACCGGTCGATCCCGCAGACGTCGCGAAGGTGCGCCTAGGCGAGAAGCTAAGCAACGATGATAGCAAGCTCGCCAAAGTCCGCGAGTTTTTGTTCGGCAACTGGGAGATGTGCTGGATCGGCTTTAACGACGCGCGCGACTTCGTGCTATCGCCGAAACCTGCGGAATTTCCGCTAAATAACTTCGGCTATCCTTACGGCGAAGTGGACGACAACGTGCTAAATTATTATTCTCCGAAAGATTTTAGCTACGACTACAAGTCGCAAGAGGTCAAATGA
- the fbaA gene encoding class II fructose-bisphosphate aldolase translates to MGVLDVVKAGVLSGDDVTRLYKYAKEQGFALPAVNVVGSDSVNAVLEAAKTANSPVIIQFSNGGAGFYAGKACKDADVLGAVAGAQHVHLLAKAYGVPVILHTDHAARKLLPWIDELVKFSREYKKVHGVPLFSSHMLDLSEESLNENLSTCEKYLAELSELGISLEIELGVTGGEEDGVDNTSVDNALLYTQPEDVAQAYERLSKISDRFSIAASFGNVHGVYKPGNVVLRPEILKNSQAYVADKFQTPTDKPVNFVFHGGSGSELKDIKDAVSYGVVKMNIDTDTQWAFWDGVRGYEAKNRAYLQGQIGNPEGEDKPNKKYYDPRKFLRAGEESMVKRLLTAFEDLNCLNRN, encoded by the coding sequence ATGGGTGTTTTAGACGTAGTAAAAGCCGGCGTTTTAAGCGGCGATGACGTAACTAGGCTGTATAAATACGCAAAAGAGCAGGGGTTTGCCCTGCCTGCGGTAAACGTGGTCGGAAGCGACTCGGTAAATGCCGTTTTAGAAGCGGCAAAGACGGCTAACTCACCCGTTATCATCCAGTTTAGTAACGGCGGAGCGGGTTTTTACGCCGGTAAAGCGTGTAAGGATGCAGACGTTCTAGGCGCGGTAGCGGGCGCGCAGCACGTGCACTTGCTAGCTAAGGCTTACGGCGTGCCGGTAATCCTTCATACCGATCACGCGGCCAGAAAGCTACTGCCATGGATTGATGAGCTCGTTAAATTTAGCCGCGAATACAAAAAAGTTCACGGCGTGCCGCTTTTTAGCTCGCATATGCTTGATCTTAGCGAGGAAAGCCTCAATGAAAATTTAAGCACTTGCGAGAAGTATTTAGCGGAGCTTAGCGAGCTTGGCATTAGCCTAGAGATCGAGCTTGGCGTAACAGGCGGCGAAGAGGACGGCGTGGATAACACTAGCGTAGACAACGCGCTTCTTTATACCCAGCCAGAAGACGTCGCGCAGGCATACGAGAGGCTAAGCAAAATCAGCGATAGATTTAGCATAGCGGCAAGTTTCGGTAACGTCCACGGCGTGTATAAGCCGGGCAACGTCGTGTTGCGACCGGAAATTTTAAAGAATTCGCAAGCATACGTTGCGGATAAATTTCAAACCCCAACCGATAAACCCGTAAATTTCGTATTTCACGGCGGTAGCGGTAGCGAGCTAAAGGATATCAAAGACGCCGTTAGCTACGGAGTCGTAAAAATGAACATCGACACGGATACGCAGTGGGCGTTTTGGGACGGCGTGCGCGGCTACGAGGCGAAAAATCGTGCATATTTGCAAGGTCAGATCGGCAACCCTGAAGGCGAAGATAAGCCAAATAAAAAATATTACGATCCGCGTAAATTTTTGCGCGCCGGCGAGGAGTCGATGGTAAAGCGCCTACTAACGGCGTTTGAGGATTTAAACTGCTTAAATAGAAATTAA
- the nth gene encoding endonuclease III: MRTKKDINAIKNLFLENFKDAGSELRFQNLYELLVCVMLSAQCTDKRVNLITPSLFEAYPDVASLAQANLASVKALISSCSFFNNKAQNLIKMAKSVMSEFGGEIPTTEKELMSLAGVGQKTAHVVLIEHFGSNLMAVDTHVFRVAHRLGLSRGKTPEAVELDLTKAFKTQLNTLHQAMVLFGRYTCKAIKPNCKECFLNKLCSSKDKNFP; the protein is encoded by the coding sequence ATGAGAACGAAAAAAGACATAAACGCTATCAAAAATTTATTTTTAGAAAATTTTAAAGACGCAGGCAGCGAGCTTAGATTTCAGAACCTCTACGAGCTGCTCGTTTGCGTGATGTTAAGCGCGCAGTGCACCGATAAGCGCGTAAATTTGATCACGCCCTCGCTTTTTGAGGCGTACCCGGACGTCGCGAGCCTAGCGCAGGCAAATCTAGCCAGCGTAAAGGCGCTCATAAGCTCCTGTAGCTTTTTTAACAACAAGGCCCAAAATTTGATCAAAATGGCAAAGAGCGTGATGAGCGAATTTGGCGGCGAGATACCGACTACCGAAAAAGAACTGATGAGCCTAGCCGGAGTCGGACAAAAGACCGCTCACGTCGTGCTGATTGAGCATTTTGGATCAAATTTGATGGCGGTGGACACGCACGTTTTTCGCGTGGCGCATAGACTTGGCCTTAGCAGGGGCAAGACGCCCGAAGCCGTCGAGCTTGACCTAACCAAAGCCTTTAAAACGCAGCTAAATACGCTTCATCAAGCGATGGTGCTTTTTGGCCGTTACACCTGCAAAGCGATAAAGCCAAACTGCAAAGAGTGCTTTTTAAACAAGCTGTGCAGCAGCAAGGATAAGAATTTTCCGTAA
- a CDS encoding bifunctional riboflavin kinase/FAD synthetase: MPNFSTLLTKDNITAVAIGHFDGVHRGHKQLLKQLGVYGGLVVIDKNKANITPGLKRAEYSRYPCFLYDFDSIKGLGGDEFIALLKRDFKNLQKIVVGFDFRFGRNRAWDKHDLRRIFDGEVVVVDEVCFDGMGVHSSAIREYIKQGEIYKANRLLGREYSIEGRVIKGQGIGSRELVPTLNLDIKNYLLPREGVYATRTRIGYKTYGSVTFVGNRVSTDGNFSVETHVLNENIEGARDVAVCFIKRLRDNRKFESLEELKRQIYIDIKQAMEFVGVCDLYIAGENAKRSEP, translated from the coding sequence ATGCCGAATTTTTCTACGCTTTTAACAAAAGATAATATCACGGCCGTTGCGATCGGGCACTTTGACGGCGTGCACCGCGGCCACAAGCAGCTTTTAAAGCAGCTAGGCGTTTACGGCGGGTTGGTCGTGATTGACAAAAACAAGGCCAATATCACGCCGGGCCTCAAACGCGCCGAATACTCGAGATATCCGTGTTTTTTGTATGATTTTGACAGCATAAAAGGGCTTGGCGGCGATGAGTTTATCGCGCTTTTGAAGCGAGATTTTAAAAATCTGCAAAAAATCGTCGTTGGATTTGATTTTCGTTTCGGGCGAAACAGGGCGTGGGACAAGCATGATTTGCGGCGCATTTTTGACGGCGAGGTGGTCGTAGTAGACGAGGTTTGCTTTGACGGTATGGGCGTGCATAGCTCTGCCATACGCGAGTATATCAAACAAGGTGAGATATACAAGGCAAACCGCCTGCTAGGGCGCGAATACTCGATCGAAGGTCGCGTGATAAAGGGGCAGGGAATCGGGTCGCGCGAGCTCGTACCGACGCTAAATTTGGATATCAAAAACTACCTTTTGCCGCGCGAGGGCGTCTATGCGACGAGGACTCGCATCGGCTACAAGACCTACGGCTCGGTTACCTTTGTCGGCAACCGAGTAAGCACGGACGGCAACTTTAGCGTCGAGACGCACGTGCTAAACGAAAATATCGAGGGCGCCCGCGACGTCGCGGTTTGCTTCATCAAGCGACTGCGCGATAACCGAAAATTTGAAAGCCTAGAGGAGCTAAAGCGTCAAATTTACATCGACATCAAGCAGGCGATGGAGTTCGTCGGCGTGTGCGACCTTTATATCGCCGGCGAAAATGCTAAAAGGAGCGAGCCGTGA
- a CDS encoding cation transporter has protein sequence MNKILSILLLASAVFANQNFIIKVEGMHCPLCTAMVRKALLNVDGVISAKASLHDKTARVETKDGVSEKQLLDAVATTGYKGETLK, from the coding sequence ATGAATAAAATTCTATCTATTTTACTGCTTGCAAGCGCGGTCTTCGCAAATCAAAATTTCATCATCAAAGTCGAGGGAATGCACTGTCCGCTGTGTACGGCGATGGTGCGAAAAGCCCTGCTAAACGTCGACGGCGTCATCAGCGCCAAGGCTAGTCTGCACGACAAAACCGCCCGCGTCGAGACGAAAGACGGCGTGAGCGAGAAACAGCTGCTAGATGCGGTGGCGACGACGGGCTATAAGGGCGAGACCCTCAAGTAA
- a CDS encoding aryl sulfotransferase: MKGFWLALASVVSALAATLCCLPALLFLIFGASFSLLSSEAIESLTELRPYFTVLAAICFAASAFYFFKKPKSCDIANRRKKWIFIYVFLAIFVIILLSYPEVLGKIYE; this comes from the coding sequence ATGAAGGGCTTTTGGCTAGCTCTGGCGTCGGTAGTAAGCGCGCTGGCGGCGACTCTTTGCTGCCTGCCCGCGCTTTTATTTTTGATTTTCGGCGCTTCATTTAGCTTGCTAAGCTCGGAGGCTATAGAGAGCCTAACCGAGCTGAGGCCCTATTTTACCGTACTTGCCGCGATCTGCTTTGCGGCGAGCGCGTTTTATTTTTTCAAAAAGCCAAAATCCTGCGATATCGCAAATCGCCGCAAAAAATGGATTTTTATCTACGTTTTTTTAGCTATTTTTGTGATTATTCTGCTATCATACCCCGAAGTTTTAGGAAAAATTTATGAATAA
- a CDS encoding peptidylprolyl isomerase, with protein sequence MNKILFASLSLAAALSLNAAEYATVNGSSITDKDVAFTLAAMPGVTLEQLPKDTQRKVIDETINRKLLLDEAKKSGLDKTDEYKAALEELKNNLALDLWMKRIFDNIKVSDSEISDFYNKNKAEFAVPAQVRAKHILVATEKEANDVIAALKGLKDDALVKKFEELAKSKSTDQGSAVNGGELGWFGQSQMVKPFADAAFALKKGEVTQKPVKSNFGYHVILKEDSKAAGTVSLNEVKPQIEGSIKMEKFRNDIKKRGDELRSKAKVEYK encoded by the coding sequence ATGAATAAAATTTTATTCGCATCTCTTAGTTTGGCTGCGGCTTTAAGCCTAAACGCGGCGGAGTACGCCACCGTAAACGGTTCTAGCATAACCGATAAGGACGTGGCTTTCACGCTTGCTGCTATGCCTGGCGTTACTCTTGAGCAACTGCCTAAAGACACGCAAAGAAAGGTTATCGACGAAACAATCAACAGAAAACTGCTTCTAGACGAGGCTAAAAAGAGCGGATTAGATAAGACCGACGAATACAAAGCCGCTCTTGAAGAGCTAAAAAACAACCTTGCGCTTGATCTTTGGATGAAGAGAATTTTCGACAATATCAAAGTTAGCGATAGCGAAATCAGCGACTTTTACAATAAAAACAAAGCCGAATTTGCCGTACCTGCGCAAGTAAGGGCTAAACACATCCTAGTAGCTACCGAAAAAGAAGCAAACGACGTAATAGCCGCGCTAAAAGGGCTAAAAGACGATGCGCTGGTTAAAAAATTTGAAGAGCTAGCAAAATCCAAATCTACAGACCAAGGTTCAGCAGTAAACGGCGGCGAGCTAGGCTGGTTCGGTCAATCTCAGATGGTAAAACCTTTTGCAGACGCCGCATTTGCTCTTAAAAAAGGCGAAGTAACTCAAAAACCTGTTAAATCGAATTTCGGCTACCACGTAATCCTAAAAGAGGATAGCAAGGCTGCCGGTACGGTTAGCCTAAACGAGGTAAAACCTCAGATCGAAGGCAGCATAAAGATGGAGAAATTTAGAAACGATATCAAAAAAAGAGGCGACGAGCTTCGCTCTAAAGCTAAAGTAGAATATAAATAA